A part of Periplaneta americana isolate PAMFEO1 chromosome 17, P.americana_PAMFEO1_priV1, whole genome shotgun sequence genomic DNA contains:
- the LOC138692547 gene encoding uncharacterized protein, whose translation MQEVEKLKQVLEIPSEKENLMSRYNTLNNFKVDCCLDLDEVFNKKYINPEIAKAIALQTINRKYPQKDWLYIYTDGSLMDQNEGAGATCQYFSLYKNIGKYTTNFDGEVEAIYTSLQNVFVWLNQCKNIVILSDSKAAIQSISPTISPKMEKVKEIHCMVKQIQMLNKKVVFQWIPAHCGLNGNKKADMLAKKGTYINLKTNFKFSYESIKRVIKRISYSEQAKHQNSKWKESFKDPKLIPDLPRKSAMAMFRLITGHDCLSKHLHRIGVLNSPKCLLCTREEDMEMEHLANCETLRTFVDLPSKYWEARRMMTSLLNPEH comes from the coding sequence ATGCAAGAGGTAGAAAAGCTTAAACAAGTtctagaaataccaagtgaaaaggaaaacttgatgtctcgatataatacacttaataacttcaaagtagattgctgccttgatcttgatgaagtcttcaacaaaaaatatataaatccagaaatagcaaaagccattgccctacaaacaattaatagaaaatatccacaaaaggactggttgtacatttacactgatggctctctcatggatcaaaatgaaggagcaggagctacttgccaatacttttctctttataaaaatattggcaagtacacaacaaattttgatggcgaagttgaagccatttatacatcacttcaaaatgtatttgtttggctaaaccagtgcaaaaacatagtcatcctgtctgactccaaagctgcaatccagtccatcagcccAACTatatcccctaaaatggaaaaagtaaaagaaattcattgcatggtaaaacaaattcaaatgctaaataaaaaagtggtcttccaatggatcccggcccactgcggactgaacggtaacaagaaagcagatatgttagcaaagaaaggaacttatatcaacttaaaaacaaatttcaagttctcatatgaatcaataaagcgagtcataaaaagaataagttacagcgaacaggcaaaacatcaaaattcaaaatggaaagaatcattcaaagatccaaaactaattcctgatctacctcgaaaatctgccatggccatgtttagattgattactggtcatgattgcctcagtaaacacctccatcgtattggagtactgaattcacctaaatgcttactgtgcaccagagaagaggacatggagatggagcacctggctaattgtgaaactcttaggacatttgtggaccttccatcaaaatattgggaagcaagaaggatgatgacttcattgttaaatccagagcattag